The segment CAGGCTCCGCCAAAGTGATTGGCAGCTCTCTCCGCCTTCCGCCTGGCCACGCGGCTTTTTCCAATACCGCTTTGGCCCATGCGCTGGATTTTGATGACATCAACGATTTGTCCAGAATCCATCCGACTCCCGTGACGTTGGCTGCGGCAATAGCAGCGGCTGATATTGGAAAATCGCCAGCCGTCGATCTGGTGACAGCTGTGGCCCTTGGAAATGAAATCTTGTGCCGAATGGGCCGCGCGGTTGAACCGAAAGGCATCGGTGCCGATGCAAACTGGTTCTTGAGCCAGCTTTTTGGATATTTTGGTGCAGCCATCACCGCTGGACTCGTTCTCGGATTGAGCGATGAGGAGCTTGTACACGCTATCGGACTTGCTTATATGCAGGCAGCAGGAGGAAAAGAAGCCGGCGTCGGTACTGGTTCCCAGGCCAGGTCGATTTATCCGGCCTTTGCTTCGATGGGAGGCGTTCAAGCCGCCTTATTGGCCAGCCAAGGAGTGACGGCTCCAGCAAGCAGTTTGGACGGGCCGACAGGATTTTTCCCAATTTATTTCGGCCAGAATCTGGACGTCCATCAGCGGGAAATTTTGCTCGATACGGACAGCTGGACTTTTTCCGACACGTCCATCAAGCTTTTCCCCAGCTGCCGCTATTCCCATCCCTTTATCAAATCCGCTTTGATTCTCCGGGACAAAATGGACTTGAGTGAAATTAAAAAGATTGTCATCGGCGTCAATGAAACTGCCGCTATGCTTTGCCGCCCTTTAGCCGATCGCTGCCGCCCACGGACATTGCAGGACGCCAAGTTCAGCATTCCGTTCATGGTGGCTTTCACTTTTGTCCATGGCCGGGTGGATTTAAACAACCTGACTGAAAAAGCCCTGGACGATCCGGAAGTTTTGCAGCTGGCGGCTTTAATCGAAGTGGAACCGACACAACACGATGCCCCGGGTTTGCCGCCAGGCGATATCCGCGTGTTTTCAGAAGCACAAGAGCATCAATACACGCATATCCTTGGCCCTGAAACTGTTGTCGATGAAGTGAAGGATAAATTCATTCAATGCTGCAAGTATGCTGGTATCGCAGCACCGGATATTTTATGGGAGAAACTTTCCCGCCAGATGGATTATGGGTTAGTAAATGCTTGTATTATATAAGTATGGTTGAATAGAGGGAATTTCATCAGCTAATAAATTTAGGGACATAAAAAAGGAGTTGTCCCAAAAGTAATTTGGGACAACTCCTTTGCGACGAAGCTAGCGCAGCGATGCAGGAGCAATAGTATTAACCTACGCTTTATTGGACAGCCCCTTTACTAATTTTCTAACTTAAAATTGCTGTTCAACAAATAGAGGAAGTGTTGTATTGCGTTCAAATAACGATACTTCTTTCTTTACATGCTGAGACTCTGATTTTTTCCTGTTGATGGCATTGAGCAATATGGAGACGGCTTCTTGGCCAAGTTCTTCATTCGTGTCAGTAACTCCAACCGAAGTCAGCCCAATAGCCGGATGGACGCCAAATTCAGAATTGCCAAGTCCGATGATGCTGATATCTTCCGGGACTTTCCGACCGGCAGTCTGATAGAACTCCATCAACTGGATGGCAATTTTATCTGTTGACGCTACAATTGCGGTCGGTTTTTTCTTAAGATTTTGCAGCTTTTCAAAAGCTTCATATAATGATGCTTTGTCAGTATCTGTAATCACCAAGCGCTTTTTCCGGATTTTGTGCTTATTCGCTTGCAAAGCATGGATGGCTCCAAGCAGGCCGTCTTTGTTCGTTTGGCTAGTGAGCGTCCCTCCAATCCAAGCGATTTCCTGATGACCTGTTTCGATTAAATGACTAACAGCTGAATAAGCCGCTTCCGCATTATTCATGCATACCGAATAACTGCTGTTCGGGTGGTCAGCATTCAACAGTACAAAAGGAATGGATGATTGATTCATTTTTTCAACAAGCCGGTCCTCGACCACCAGAGCTGAAATGATTACACCTGCTGTTCCTTCAGAAACCAATTCATCAAATAAAGCTTCCTTACTGACTGGTGCATCCAAATGAATATTCACGAATAGTCCTTGTTTTGCAGCGCCATCCACTATCGAGAGCATTGCTCCGTTGAATAGGACTGAATCATTTGCAGCTGCTAAAACTCTAATCGTGTTAACTGCTTTTGGCTTATTCATTTTTTCTTTCGCTTCTGCTGAATAACCATATTCATCAATGGCTGCCATTACTTTATTGTATGTTTCCTTTTTGACTTGATTAGGTTTATTCAATACTCTTGAAACCGTGGTTTGAGAAACCCCTGCGTATTTTGCGATTGCTATAGTCGATACCATTAGCTCTTCCTTTCTGAATAACATTCCCTCTTTTGATTTACGTATCTCTTTAACCATAACACGAATTAATGAATAATTAACCATTTATTAAATTTTTACATGAATTATTATCCAATGAATATTGAATAACAAGAATCACATGCATTTATACTCTGACAAACTCCGTTGCCAGCATTTTTTTACGAGTGCAGAATTCCACGAGGTCTTTGCCGTTAGCACTTGAATTAGACGCTTTGTCCATTTTTCCTTCAATCTTTTTAAAGGGCCTAATAAAAAGAGTCCGATGCTAGGCAAACTGCCTAGCATCGGACTCTCACTATTTTCTAGATAATAATAAATTCTTCTTTTTTCAGATTATTTTTTATCGCGGCTTGAGCGGCTGCCAGGCGCGCCAACGGAACGCGGTATGGTGAGCAGCTGACATAGTCCAGCCCTTGCAGGCAGCAAAACTCAATTGAACTCGTTTCTCCGCCATGTTCTCCGCAAATCCCTGTTTTCAAGGCCGGCTTGGTTTGTTTGCCAAGTTTAATGCCGGTTTTGATCAGTTCTCCCACACCGGCTTGGTCGAGTACGGCAAATGGATTGTCCGTCAAAATCTTGTTTTCCACGTAATCTTTCAAAAACTTGCCTTCTGCATCATCCCGGCTGTAACCGAATGTGGTTTGCGTTAAATCGTTGGTGCCGAAAGAGAAAAAGTCGGCTTCCGTCGCGATTTCATCCGCGGTAAGCGCCGCACGCGGCACTTCGATCATGGTCCCGACGGTATAATCGATTTGTACGCCTGTCTTCGCTTGGACGGCAGCTGCCGTGTCAATGACCAGCTGGCGCATAATTTTCAATTCGTTCACATGGCCCACCAGCGGAATCATGATTTCCGGTATGACGGTGATGCCTTTGCTTTCCAATAATGCGGCAGTATTGAAGATGGCTTCTGCCTGCATCTGATAAATCTCAGGGAAACTAATGCCCAAGCGGACTCCCCGGTGGCCGAGCATCGGATTGGATTCATCCAATTGGCGGACGCGTTTTAGCAGTTTTTCTTTTTCAGCGAGTTCTTTGGAACCCGGTTTGGTTATTTGCAATTTGGCCACTTCCACAGCCAAATGTTCTTTGTCCGGCAAGAATTCATGAAGCGGAGGGTCCAGAAGGCGAATCGTTACCGGAAGTCCTTGCATCGCTTCAAAAATCCCTTCATAATCGCTTTCCTGCATCGGCAATAATTTAGCTAAAGCCAGTTTTCGCTGCTCTTCCGTTTCCGCTAAAATCATTTGCTGAACAATGGGAACTCGGTCAGCTTCCATGAACATATGTTCAGTCCGGCATAAACCGATGCCTTCTGCTCCAAATTCCAATGCTTTTTTTGCATCTTTCGGATTGTCTGCATTAGCCCGCACATCCAGTGTCCGTTCTTCGTCTGCCCATGACAGCAACAGCTCAAATTCTTTTGAAAGTTCAGGGTCGATCATCGGGATTTCCCCTATGATAATTTCTCCTGTTCCGCCGTCAATTGTAATCGTATCCAATCGTTTTACGACGGTTTCCCCCACTTGGAACTGCTGCAGCTGCATATCGATTTTCAGCGCTTCACAGCCGCAAATGCAGGATTTCCCCATGCCTCTCGCGACAACCGCGGCATGGCTTGTCATGCCGCCCCGGCTGGTGACGACGCCTTGTGCCGCATGAATGCCATGGATGTCATCAGGTGTGGTTTCGGTGCGGACTAAAATCACTTTTTCGCCTTCATTGTTCAATTGTTCGGCTTCATCCGGGTCAAAAACGACGCGTCCTGTCGCTGCTCCCGGAGATGCCGGCAAGCCTTTTGCCAAGATGATTTTCTCAAATTTATCGTCAATGCGGCGGTGAAGCAGCTGGTTCAGCTGTTCCGGTTCTACGCGAAGGATCGCTTCTTTTTTGGAAATCACGCCTTCTTCCACCATTTCGACTGCAATTCGAAGTGCTGCCTGGGCGGTCCGTTTGCCATTCCGGGTTTGAAGGATAAACAGTTCTCCATGCTCCACTGTAAATTCAATATCCTGCATATCCTGGTAATGCTCTTCTAGGCGGCGGCACACTTCGATGAACTGTTCGAATACTTGTGGCATATCCTGCTGCAGCGTCTGGATTGGATTCGGCGTGCGAATGCCCGCCACCACGTCCTCGCCTTGTGCATTGATTAGGTACTCCCCGTACAGCAACGATTCGCCTGTTGATGGATTTCGCGTAAATGCCACTCCTGTCCCGGAGTCTTCTCCCATATTGCCAAACACCATGCTCTGGATATTGACAGCCGTCCCGTAATGGCTCGGAATCTTATTCAACTGGCGGTATACAATCGCCCGCTGGTTATTCCAGGAATCAAATACAGCGTTGATCGATAGGAACAGCTGCTGCATCGGATCTTGCGGAAAATCTTCTTTCGTATGTTTTTTTACGATCTGTTTATAGGTGGAAATGACTTCTTTCCAATCTTCAGCAGATAGTTCGGGATCGCTGTGGTACCCTTTTGCTTCCCTAATTTTTTCCAGCTGCTGTTCAAAGTAAAAGACATCAATTTCCAGTACCACGTTCGAGAACATTTGAATGAACCGGCGGTAGGAATCATAAGCAAAACGCGGATTGCTGGTTAAGCGGGCTACCGCTTCTACGGTTTGATCATTCATTCCGAGATTCAAGACGGTGTCCATCATGCCCGGCATTGAAAATACAGATCCGGAACGGACCGACACAAGCAACGGGTTGACGGTGCTGCCCAATTTCTTGCCGGTCTGCGCTTCCAAACGAGCCAGCGATGCCAGAATTTCCGCTTTCACTTCTTCTTGGATGCGCTTTCCCGAATCGTAATAATCGTTGCAGGCTTTGGAGGAAATCGTGAAGCCATAAGGAACCGGCAAGCCGATATTTGTCATTTCCGCTAAGTTAGCCCCTTTTCCTCCCAGAATTTCCTTCATGCCGCTATTTCCTTCGTCAAACATATACACTTTTTTATCCATTCTCACTGCCTCCTATAAATTGATTACGCTAATAGATTGATGAATTTTACGGTTTCATATTTTCTTATTTATTAAAAAAACATGTTTTATAATGAATAAACGTTTTTTTGCATATTAAGAATATCCATTACGTCATTGGCTGTTTCTTCAATGGCTTTATTCGATACATTAATGATCGGACAGCCGACCCGTTTCATAATTTTCTCTGCGTAATCCAATTCTTCTAAAATGCGGTCTAATTTGGCATAGGCAGCGTGCGGCTGCAGCCCCAGCTTTTTCAGCCTTTCCTTGCGGATGGCATTTAAACTATCTGGCTTGATGATTAAGCCGATGCATTTGCCTTTTGGAAGTTCAAAAAGCTCAGCAGGGGCAGGCACTTCCGGAACTAAAGGGATATTGGCTACTTTATAGCCTTTATAAGCCAAATACATCGATAAAGGCGTTTTCGATGTCCGGGACACGCCGATCAGCACAATATCCGCTTTGGCGATCCCTTCAGTATCCCGGGCATCATCGTATTTTACGGCGAATTCAATCGCTTCGACTTTTTGGAAATACTTCTCATCCAGTTTCCGCGTAAGCCCCGGTTTATGTGCCGGTTCCCGCTTATATTTTTTGATGAAGACGTTCATAAGAGGAGACAGTAAATCAACAGCTTCAATGTTTTCCTCGTGTGCCCGTTTATTCAGATAGTCCTTCAGTGCATCAATCACAAAGGTATAAACAACAATCGAATCGTCTTTTTTTGCTTTTAAAATGATTTGTTCAATATCTGCTTCTGAACTGACATGCGAAGTTTGGCGGATTTCAAAATCTTTTTCAATGAATTGCGCGGCTACTGCTTTGACTACAAATTCAGCTGTTTCGCCAATTGAATCAGATAAGAGATAAACAATTTCTTTCTGGCTCATTCTGCATGCTCCTCCAGTTCATTTAATGGAATAAAAAAAATGCTCCGCTAAAAAGAAGAGCATTTTATTTTTTTAGAAATAAAATTCAACAATCATTCATTTGTATTCAATGCATTTCTGCTGATAGATATTAAACTAAAGAGAACTCTTTCTCAAAAACTTTTTCCGCTGAAACATATTCATACCCAAGATCTTTTGCTACTGCTTCATAAGTGATTTCCTTGTTAGCCACGTTCAAGCCCTGTTTCAACGCATCATTTTCAAGCATTGCTTTGTATAAGCCTTTGTTTGCGATTTGCAGCGCGTAAGGAACCGTAACATTTGTCAAAGCGATAGTAGACGTTCTTGGTACAGCACCAGGCATGTTCGCTACTGCGTAATGAACGACGCCGTGCTTGACATATGTCGGAGCGTCATGCGTTGTAATGTGGTCGACAGTTTCTACGATTCCGCCTTGGTCAACAGCCACATCGACAATGACAGATCCCGGTTTCATCGCTTTGACCATTTCTTCTGTTACAAGCTTCGGCGCTTTGGCACCCGGAATAAGAACTGCTCCGATTAATAGGTCAGCTTCTGCCACGGCTTTAGCAATATTCAACGGATTGGACATCAAAGTTTGGATGTCATTGCCGAAAATGTCTTCCAGCTGGCGCAAGCGATCAGCGCTTAAATCCATGATTGTCACTTTTGCTCCAAGGCCAACTGCGATTTTAGC is part of the Planococcus shenhongbingii genome and harbors:
- the ppdK gene encoding pyruvate, phosphate dikinase, which translates into the protein MDKKVYMFDEGNSGMKEILGGKGANLAEMTNIGLPVPYGFTISSKACNDYYDSGKRIQEEVKAEILASLARLEAQTGKKLGSTVNPLLVSVRSGSVFSMPGMMDTVLNLGMNDQTVEAVARLTSNPRFAYDSYRRFIQMFSNVVLEIDVFYFEQQLEKIREAKGYHSDPELSAEDWKEVISTYKQIVKKHTKEDFPQDPMQQLFLSINAVFDSWNNQRAIVYRQLNKIPSHYGTAVNIQSMVFGNMGEDSGTGVAFTRNPSTGESLLYGEYLINAQGEDVVAGIRTPNPIQTLQQDMPQVFEQFIEVCRRLEEHYQDMQDIEFTVEHGELFILQTRNGKRTAQAALRIAVEMVEEGVISKKEAILRVEPEQLNQLLHRRIDDKFEKIILAKGLPASPGAATGRVVFDPDEAEQLNNEGEKVILVRTETTPDDIHGIHAAQGVVTSRGGMTSHAAVVARGMGKSCICGCEALKIDMQLQQFQVGETVVKRLDTITIDGGTGEIIIGEIPMIDPELSKEFELLLSWADEERTLDVRANADNPKDAKKALEFGAEGIGLCRTEHMFMEADRVPIVQQMILAETEEQRKLALAKLLPMQESDYEGIFEAMQGLPVTIRLLDPPLHEFLPDKEHLAVEVAKLQITKPGSKELAEKEKLLKRVRQLDESNPMLGHRGVRLGISFPEIYQMQAEAIFNTAALLESKGITVIPEIMIPLVGHVNELKIMRQLVIDTAAAVQAKTGVQIDYTVGTMIEVPRAALTADEIATEADFFSFGTNDLTQTTFGYSRDDAEGKFLKDYVENKILTDNPFAVLDQAGVGELIKTGIKLGKQTKPALKTGICGEHGGETSSIEFCCLQGLDYVSCSPYRVPLARLAAAQAAIKNNLKKEEFIII
- a CDS encoding pyruvate, water dikinase regulatory protein, which translates into the protein MSQKEIVYLLSDSIGETAEFVVKAVAAQFIEKDFEIRQTSHVSSEADIEQIILKAKKDDSIVVYTFVIDALKDYLNKRAHEENIEAVDLLSPLMNVFIKKYKREPAHKPGLTRKLDEKYFQKVEAIEFAVKYDDARDTEGIAKADIVLIGVSRTSKTPLSMYLAYKGYKVANIPLVPEVPAPAELFELPKGKCIGLIIKPDSLNAIRKERLKKLGLQPHAAYAKLDRILEELDYAEKIMKRVGCPIINVSNKAIEETANDVMDILNMQKNVYSL
- a CDS encoding LacI family DNA-binding transcriptional regulator — protein: MLFRKEELMVSTIAIAKYAGVSQTTVSRVLNKPNQVKKETYNKVMAAIDEYGYSAEAKEKMNKPKAVNTIRVLAAANDSVLFNGAMLSIVDGAAKQGLFVNIHLDAPVSKEALFDELVSEGTAGVIISALVVEDRLVEKMNQSSIPFVLLNADHPNSSYSVCMNNAEAAYSAVSHLIETGHQEIAWIGGTLTSQTNKDGLLGAIHALQANKHKIRKKRLVITDTDKASLYEAFEKLQNLKKKPTAIVASTDKIAIQLMEFYQTAGRKVPEDISIIGLGNSEFGVHPAIGLTSVGVTDTNEELGQEAVSILLNAINRKKSESQHVKKEVSLFERNTTLPLFVEQQF
- the ald gene encoding alanine dehydrogenase; this encodes MIIGVPKEIKNNENRVALTPSGVVSFLKSGHQVLIEKDAGIGSGFTDEDYSAAGAQIIELAKDVWAQSNMIMKVKEPLPQEYPYFHEGLILFTYLHLAAEPELAKALIDKGVIALAYETVTVNRTLPLLTPMSEVAGRMASQIGAQFLQKTNGGEGILLGGVPGVERGKVTIIGGGIVGMNAAKIAVGLGAKVTIMDLSADRLRQLEDIFGNDIQTLMSNPLNIAKAVAEADLLIGAVLIPGAKAPKLVTEEMVKAMKPGSVIVDVAVDQGGIVETVDHITTHDAPTYVKHGVVHYAVANMPGAVPRTSTIALTNVTVPYALQIANKGLYKAMLENDALKQGLNVANKEITYEAVAKDLGYEYVSAEKVFEKEFSLV
- a CDS encoding MmgE/PrpD family protein — translated: MPLSMELVQAIRVRQNNGLPEEILEKARLHIKDTVAISLAAYKRAPIARQAIAALSIGTSGSAKVIGSSLRLPPGHAAFSNTALAHALDFDDINDLSRIHPTPVTLAAAIAAADIGKSPAVDLVTAVALGNEILCRMGRAVEPKGIGADANWFLSQLFGYFGAAITAGLVLGLSDEELVHAIGLAYMQAAGGKEAGVGTGSQARSIYPAFASMGGVQAALLASQGVTAPASSLDGPTGFFPIYFGQNLDVHQREILLDTDSWTFSDTSIKLFPSCRYSHPFIKSALILRDKMDLSEIKKIVIGVNETAAMLCRPLADRCRPRTLQDAKFSIPFMVAFTFVHGRVDLNNLTEKALDDPEVLQLAALIEVEPTQHDAPGLPPGDIRVFSEAQEHQYTHILGPETVVDEVKDKFIQCCKYAGIAAPDILWEKLSRQMDYGLVNACII